From the Egibacteraceae bacterium genome, the window GCTGGCGACCACCCCGTCGGCCGCGTCCTCCCAGGCCTTGGTCTGCTCCGGCGGGAACCCGAGCTCGCGGTTGGTCTTGCCGATGAACGCCGCGGGCGCCATCCCCATCCAGGTCTCCGAGCGTGCGTTGATGTAGCGGTACCGGTGGTCCCTGCCGTAGCGGGTGACGAGGTCGGGTAGGTTCTCCGCCAACGTGCGGAACTCCCGTTCACTGCGCGTGAGCGCGGCTTCTGCGGTGAGGCGTTCGATGGCGGCGCCGAGGACGTGCGCCAGGGTCTGCATGAACCGCGCCTGCCCGTCGGAGTACTCCTGGGGGGTCGTGCTGAACGCGCCGAGCGCGCCGAACGGCGCGCCCCTGCCGCCCACCACGACGGTCATCCCGCTGACCATGCCGTGCTCGGTCAGGAACGGTGATCCGAGCGCGCCCTCGGCAGAGAGGTCCGGGACGACCACCGGGGCCTCCTGGGCGAGCGCGGCAGCCGCCATCGACCCGGTGGGAACCCTCGCGGTGCCCACGAGACCGTCGGACCAGCCGACGCCGGCGACCATGACCAGAACGGCCTCGTCGGCGCTCAGCTTGGAGATCGAGGCGGCATCGACCGGCAGCGCGTCGACGATCACCGTCACGGCCAGGTCGAGCAGATCCTCGAGCCGCTCGGTGGTCAGGGCCGCGGCACCGAAGCGCGCGAGGCCGGCCTGCTCCTGCACCCGCGCCTCGAGGGCCCCGGTGGCGGCGATGCGCTCGGTCACGTCGCGGGCGATGCCTTCGACCGCGACGAGGCTCCCGGCGTCGTCGTGGAGGGGCACGAGGTTGTGCTCGATCCAGCGCACCGACCCGTCGCGGGCGACCAGGCGGCGGACCGGCTTGGACGCCGGGAGGGCCACCGGGGCGGCAGCGCCGTCCGCCCGGCCGTCGTCGGAGATGGCGCCGAGCTGTCGCACCAGCGCCGGGTCGGCCAGGACCTCGTCGACGGTGTAGCCGGTGAGGGCCTCCACGGATGGGCTGATGTACTCAAGGCCCTCCTGCGTGCCCAGCCGGTAGCGGAAGATCACGTCCGCGGCGTTGTCCACCAGGCGGCGGAACCGCGACTCGCTCTCGGCCAGCGCCCCCGCGGCGTCTCGGGCCTCGAGCCACAGCGCGAGCTGCATCGCCACGGATCGGGCAAGGGCCCGCTCCTGGCTCGGCAAAGGGGGGTGACCGTCCGGGTACCCGATCCGCACCTGTCCGCGCCTGCGCTCGCCGACCACGATCGACATGGTCAACCACTCGCCGGTCTCGTACGGCGCCGCGGTGCCGTACTCGGACCCGTCGATCTCGATGGCTGCCACCGCCAGGTCCGGATGGTGCATCGCGAGGACCAGCGCGACCGTGACGGCCGTGCACATCTCGGCGATGTCGTCCAGGTCGCGCACGGCCCGGCTCACCGCGACCAGGCAGGTGAGCTCCTGCACGCGCTTCTGCTGGTCCCGCCGCAGCTCCTCGTGCTCGGTGACGTCCTGGCAGGTGCCCACCACCGCCACCGGCGCGCCGTCGTCGCCGTAGACCGCCTCGTGGCGGGTCCGCACGTGGCGGATCGTGCCGTCCGGCCGCACGATCCGGTAGCTGACGCTGGCCGCCCCCGTGGTGAACACTTCCTCGATCCCGGCGTCCAGGATGTGGTGATCCTCGGCCGGTACGAGGTCGTAGTACGCCTCGACGGTTCCCGCCCACTGCCCGACCGGCACGCCGTGGATGGCGAACACCTCGTCGGCCAGCCACTCCACACGGTCGGCGACGGGGTCCCATCGCCAGTGCCCGACGTGGGAGATCCGCTGCGCCTCGCGCAGCAGCGCCTCACTGGCCTGCAGCGCCGCACGGCTCTCATGGGCCTCGGTGATGTCGCGGGCGTTGACCACGACGCCGGCGATGGCCGGGTCGTCGAGGCAGTTGGTCCGCACCGACTCGAACGTCCGCCAGCCGCGATCGGCGGTCGGGTAACGCCACACCACCAGCTCGCTGGTCCCAGGCTGGACCGGGGCCGCCACGAACGCCGCCTTGAGGTGTTCGCGATCGTCGGGGTGCACCGGCTGGAACAGGTCCCGGCCGTCCTGCTCGGACCACGGGTAGCCCAGCACGCGCTCCGCCGCAGGGTTGGCGTACCGCAGCGTG encodes:
- a CDS encoding PAS domain S-box protein encodes the protein MTTSATPDPGASDSQEAAAAALAFQARLLDATGESIIATDVEGVVTYANKAAERLFGWAPGEMLGRSVIEINVPQEATAQAEQIMEELRAGHSWSGEFEVCRRDGHRFPAQVTNTPVFDDEGSLTGIIGVTVDLTERRRVEQRQAAGERWFRTLVNSSSELIFVIDAAGTLRYANPAAERVLGYPWSEQDGRDLFQPVHPDDREHLKAAFVAAPVQPGTSELVVWRYPTADRGWRTFESVRTNCLDDPAIAGVVVNARDITEAHESRAALQASEALLREAQRISHVGHWRWDPVADRVEWLADEVFAIHGVPVGQWAGTVEAYYDLVPAEDHHILDAGIEEVFTTGAASVSYRIVRPDGTIRHVRTRHEAVYGDDGAPVAVVGTCQDVTEHEELRRDQQKRVQELTCLVAVSRAVRDLDDIAEMCTAVTVALVLAMHHPDLAVAAIEIDGSEYGTAAPYETGEWLTMSIVVGERRRGQVRIGYPDGHPPLPSQERALARSVAMQLALWLEARDAAGALAESESRFRRLVDNAADVIFRYRLGTQEGLEYISPSVEALTGYTVDEVLADPALVRQLGAISDDGRADGAAAPVALPASKPVRRLVARDGSVRWIEHNLVPLHDDAGSLVAVEGIARDVTERIAATGALEARVQEQAGLARFGAAALTTERLEDLLDLAVTVIVDALPVDAASISKLSADEAVLVMVAGVGWSDGLVGTARVPTGSMAAAALAQEAPVVVPDLSAEGALGSPFLTEHGMVSGMTVVVGGRGAPFGALGAFSTTPQEYSDGQARFMQTLAHVLGAAIERLTAEAALTRSEREFRTLAENLPDLVTRYGRDHRYRYINARSETWMGMAPAAFIGKTNRELGFPPEQTKAWEDAADGVVASGEPATVETQSDFGADHQTVHWQTLLIPELDSDGSVGAVLGVTRDITALRRVEEQRRKGLARIVAAQEEERARIGEDIHDDSIQVMTAVGMRLEGLKRMATDPDVQRLLGPLEESVRHAIDRLRTLMFELRPPELDRDGLCAALRLYLGATTDGPPLWEVVDECVRELAVEVRIVLYRIAVEAIVNTRKHARASLLDVIVSEVDGGVRLEVRDDGRGFDPQGLADIGPHHIGTSTMVERAEAAGGTTTIASTPGHGTTVSAWVPCPEPTTAAP